The sequence GCGGATATCGCGGGCGATGCCCAGCGTCACCGCCTTGTTCAACGCTTTAACGAACTCGTCGCGGCAATCGGGGTAGCCGGAGAAATCGGTTTCACACACGCCGGTGATCACCGCTTCCGCTTCCACCTGGTAGGCGTAGATCGCCGCCAGCGTCAGGAACAGGATGTTGCGGCCCGGCACGAAGGTGCTCGGCAGCGCATTTTTCTGATTGGGATCGTAGGCGGGAACCGGGATATTGTCGCGCGTCAGGCTGCTGACGGCCAGCTCGTTGAGCAGCGTTACGTCCAGCACCTTGTGCGCCTTGGCGCCGAGGGCCATTGACAGCTCCTGAGCCACTTCAATCTCGGCGCGATGGCGCTGGCCGTAATCGAACGTGACGCAGTGAACTTCGTCATACTGTTGCAATGCCTGGATCAAGCAGGTCGTGGAGTCTTGTCCACCGCTGAAAACGACAACCGCGCGCTTCATAAAATCACCTTTTTGGGCTTTGGCCTCTCCCGATACACATTCGGGCGGCAGGATAAAATTGCGTTGCGGCGACAATGGTAGCAGAAAGGGCCGCCAGGTGCAGGGCGGTTCGGCTCAGGCCGGGGCGTCGTCCACCGGCGGCGGCAGCCACGCCTGGCAAAAATCGAACCAGCCGTGGGCGGTCAGCGTGACGCCATGCATGCGCGGCGGCGCGCTGATCTGATACTGGTAGTGAAACAGCGGCGTGATGATGGCGGCGGCCATCAGCCGTTGATAATAAGCCTGCAGTTGTGCGAAGCGCGGTTGCTGCGCCTGCAGCTGCTGGATCTGCCGCAGCGTGTCCTGTTGCTGTTGCCAGCGGCTTTCCGTCAGGATGCCGCGCCACAGCGTATCCTGCCGCAGCCAGCTCTCCAGCGTCGCCTCCGGCGCTTCGCCGATCAGGTTGTCCGCCAGCAGCAGGTCGGCCTGGGCGATCTGTTCCTCGCTTTGCCAGCGCTTGCCGGCGTAGTAGCGCACTTCCAGCTCGCAGCCGTGCTGCGCGAGCAGCCGCTGTAGCGCGGCCGTCACCGTTTCCAGCTCGACCGGCGGCCGATACAACAGCGTCAGCCGGGCGGGCAGGGCGACGTCCTCTTCGACCTGTTGGCGGGGGATGCGCCAGCCGGGCAGCATTTCATGGCTGGGGGTGATCACGCTGTTGGGGATCGGCAGATGGCTCAGCAGGCCGGATTGCTGGATCAGCATCAGCAGTTTTTGCCCCTGGGCTTCGCTCAGCACGCCGTGGCGCAGGTTCAGCGCCAGATAACACCAACCCAGGCTCATGCTGCGCTGCACCGGCCGGGCCTGCGCCAAATCGTCTTGTTGACCGATGGTGATGCGCACCGGATGTTGGCAGCTGGTGTAGGGGGCGGCGGTGGGCAGA comes from Serratia sarumanii and encodes:
- the queC gene encoding 7-cyano-7-deazaguanine synthase QueC, producing MKRAVVVFSGGQDSTTCLIQALQQYDEVHCVTFDYGQRHRAEIEVAQELSMALGAKAHKVLDVTLLNELAVSSLTRDNIPVPAYDPNQKNALPSTFVPGRNILFLTLAAIYAYQVEAEAVITGVCETDFSGYPDCRDEFVKALNKAVTLGIARDIRFETPLMWLNKAETWALADYYHQLDRVRQDTLTCYNGIKGDGCGECAACNLRANGLTQYRANQAEVMAALKQKAGLA